The Epinephelus fuscoguttatus linkage group LG7, E.fuscoguttatus.final_Chr_v1 DNA window TCGACATTGTTTGTGGGCAAAGCAGGCAGCTGTGTTCAAAAGAGTATGAACCATCTTTTAAGCTACCTGCTTAGCACAAAGGAGGTTAAAAAGAAGAGAAGTTACATGCCTGGTAATATGTGATCGGCACTTGCTGAAAGACACAATAGCTGGCGCACTGTCATAGAACATGGGGATGGTTGATTTGCTTCACTGAGGTGTCCGCAGTCAGCCCTGGGTTGTATAGTTAGTATACAACCCAGGACTgtatattttaacaaaaaataaagatatgggTGCTTTCAATatgtatgaaaacattttactgTACACCAGCTGCCATCGCCACAACTTCTGTCAGGCAGAGCGCACCCAAAGAGCACCTGAGCTATTTTCCAACACTGTCTGCTGTAACCACGTGCCTGTGTCATACCCCATAGTTCCCATGTGGTCACAGAGCATGTCCTAGTCTTCCTTTAAAAGCCTTGCTCAGCACTaaactgcagacagacaaagttattGACCAGCTGGTggacatagtggagcatttcacagCTAGAGAGTCAGGTATTTCCCTGAGGAGCAGGTGGAGAACAGAAACTTGATCTTAAGATTCCCGCCTATTCAAATGTGCAATCTCTCAGTGTTAGAGTGGAAACTTAACAGCTTCACTGTTTTATAGCACATTGTTTGTATCAGCCTGTCATTACAATACAGGTCAAAGTGCTTTAAAGTTTGAGGGTTCCTGAGGAAACATAAGTCCAACTTCTTGTAATGTGTCTTTAAACAGCCCTGAGAATGCTCATACCATACATAGTGCTCATTGTGCTTATCTATTGTACCCACACAAAGCAGTGGGAAATGAACCAAATAAGTGACTTCTGTTTTTTAAGATGTCTTTTTATAGAACGTGTGTTGAGAAGCACCCATCTCCTGATTACCACTAACCACCCTTTACTTTCTGTCTCTTGTTATCTCTCTCTACAGGCCTTTGCTCCAAACCAAGTGAAACCTTACATTTGCACTACAGAAGCCTGTCCACTCCTGTTTGTCCAAAACGAGATCCAGCAAAGGGcttcaagtgaaaaaaaaaaagagagtcaAAAATATCTGACAAAGAATTGCTTAAAACGGCAAAAAAGCGATAAACACAAATAAGAAATTCAATAAGGCAGCTACAGCTTTTTCTTGGTGGACGACAAAAAGCACCTGAGTCATCAACACTTGACAACACAAGCAAGTCATGTTTCAACGTCTGAGCAACCTGTTGTTTGGGGAGGTAGAGGAGGTGGCAGCTGAGCTGAAGGGACCCAACCCCTGCGTGACAGAGGCCGACGAGGAGGGATGGATGCTCGTCAACCTGCCTGGTGAGTCTCAGCAGAGGGAGTGCAGTAGAGGCTTGAATAGGTTGGCGTGGCCTTTAAGAGCCACATAAAACTGGGGAAAATTCgatttgtgttttatgttcaaAGATTGAGATGGCTGAGAAACACTGCTGTTCCCTCTTGCATGTCTGTAATACTGACTAACATCTGAAGTGTAGAAGTAAAGATGGGGATGAAGGGGTGAGGTGAAGAATCAGTCGGGGCGTGGCGCAGCTACACCGGTGCTCACCCATATGGCTGCCATACAAAAAGTGTTGTCCGTCAGTTGATGGAAACACATAATTCTCTGTGAACATACATCTCCTTCGTCTTTGTTTATGATCTCAATCATGACAAAGGAAATTACTTAGTATGAGAATTTGCTTTGGTGCCTGTTCAGAAGCCAACCAAACATCAAAAGCAACATAAAAGTACCTCTCAGGAGAGTCAAGACAAACATTATGTCACTGACATAATCACAACCTTAGAGGGTCAACACAACTAATGATGTGACtcttttatgttttgtgtttccttACCCCctcttctccccctcctctaatttttttaaacaccCTTACATTCCCCACACTGGTATGTGTGCGCGTGCGTATGTGATCCCCTAAAAATGGCCCCCTTCAACCCGCATGGCTTTTTGAAAATCCATCATTTTTGCAACATCCCCCCTCCCACCTTAAACATCTGTCTTTATTGGCCGTCTCATCCCCGATCTCATCGCTGCCATGTGCTCAGAAGAATCTGACTGCATGATGCAGGCCGAGGATGAGACGGGAGCCCAGCTGATTGCACAATCATTCCCAGATAGTACCCAATCAAATCATCAAGTCACACATACAAGGACTGAATGCCCGGCCCCCATTCCCCACCCACCTCACAAGCGCCGTAGGACACATAAAGGTCGGGCTCGAGGTGCTGTAGCACCATCAGTTCCCCTGTCTTGTCCAAGCGCTAGCCCGTCAGACTTGGGTGCCATTACACCCGTGACCCTTCCGAGACGGGCCAGACTCTCCACGCCCTCCTCCACATCGTCGTTGTCCCCCGGCTCTGGAAGTGAGTGTGGGAGCAGTGGGGGTAGCAGTAGGGCAGGCCCAGAGAGAGGCTGCATGGATGAGAGCTGGTTTGTCACCCCTCCCCCCTGTTTCACTGCAGAGGGAGCCACGGCGGAGGCCAGCCCGATGGAGGACCTGCTCATCGAGCACCCCAGCATGTCTGTGTACGTCTCCCCGAGCAACTTCTCTATGGTCTCCAACGGCAACCTGTCTGTAGTGGGAGAGGAGAGCATTGTCAGCCTGGCGAGCAGCGTGAGGTGAGAAATAGCACTCTTTTATGCCGGCTACACTTGACCTCCACCTGCTTTTTAAGCATCAGCAGCAATCACacctttgatttattttttctctccctttgcAGCAGAGTGGCAGAACCAGCTGCTGCCCCCGCCACCCGCAGCACTATGCCCACCAGGGTGAGCCGTGGAGCAGCTGCCCAGGCTGGAGCTCTGGCCAAGGTCACCCAGGTGGCCAGGGTCCAGCGTAGCAAAGCACGCATCGAGCGACGCCATCTGGGCCGCAACCGCATCCAACGCCAAAACCGCACTAGGGAGCAGGTCCCT harbors:
- the LOC125891402 gene encoding tumor protein p53-inducible nuclear protein 2 isoform X1, with product MFQRLSNLLFGEVEEVAAELKGPNPCVTEADEEGWMLVNLPEESDCMMQAEDETGAQLIAQSFPDSTQSNHQVTHTRTECPAPIPHPPHKRRRTHKGRARGAVAPSVPLSCPSASPSDLGAITPVTLPRRARLSTPSSTSSLSPGSGSECGSSGGSSRAGPERGCMDESWFVTPPPCFTAEGATAEASPMEDLLIEHPSMSVYVSPSNFSMVSNGNLSVVGEESIVSLASSVSRVAEPAAAPATRSTMPTRVSRGAAAQAGALAKVTQVARVQRSKARIERRHLGRNRIQRQNRTREQVPRHAAHARNTFLHQPSKRNFCH
- the LOC125891402 gene encoding tumor protein p53-inducible nuclear protein 2 isoform X2 is translated as MFQRLSNLLFGEVEEVAAELKGPNPCVTEADEEGWMLVNLPEGATAEASPMEDLLIEHPSMSVYVSPSNFSMVSNGNLSVVGEESIVSLASSVSRVAEPAAAPATRSTMPTRVSRGAAAQAGALAKVTQVARVQRSKARIERRHLGRNRIQRQNRTREQVPRHAAHARNTFLHQPSKRNFCH